In the genome of Hippoglossus hippoglossus isolate fHipHip1 chromosome 4, fHipHip1.pri, whole genome shotgun sequence, one region contains:
- the LOC117760473 gene encoding interferon-induced protein with tetratricopeptide repeats 1-like, with product MSAAQSDMALEDRLGALQCHFTWDLNPGRTKLLRIRDKLQDIGTEEGCKWLGHIYNLQGYVHFQLGSTEEARRFFSRAAEAFRQTRGADEGPWLVVTYGNQAWLHHHQGERAESRACLSKIEGLRTEYPSQDGLHPEICAEKAWTLMKFSGEQKLLADHYFQRAIRLQPGVVEWQTSHVLGLVNMSKHSKTGVEEDIMKKLREAKEQDPENLYLAAVYLLQLAKKGQPDKCGARELATKVLRNPVSNYSGIKPLLRFYITFTSMDEAVALAEEALKLHPDERYLKRCAAHSYKWKIWEEDSHSSPSLIEKGIRAHEELLSLYPHSSFMKNIDLAGICAKSENNKAKSEKIFKQLLAEDLEPAEQQVFFTIYAKYLYFIQQQPEMSIQYHMKAVKIPIKSFHQESSIQTLEKIRDREGNREVYKFLSRLKESQE from the exons ATGAG TGCTGCTCAGAGTGACATGGCACTGGAGGACAGACTGGGGGCGCTGCAGTGCCACTTCACCTGGGATCTGAACCCCGGCAGGACCAAACTTTTGAGAATCAGGGACAAGCTGCAGGACATCGGCACAGAGGAAGGATGCAAGTGGTTGGGTCACATTTACAACCTGCAGGGGTACGTCCACTTCCAGCTGGGGTCCACTGAAGAAGCCAGGAGGTTCTTCAGCAGAGCCGCGGAGGCCTTCAGGCAGACGAGAGGAGCAGACGAGGGTCCCTGGCTGGTGGTGACCTACGGGAACCAGGCCTGGCTGCACCATCATCAGGGAGAACGAGCAGAGAGTCGGGCTTGTCTGTCAAAGATCGAAGGCCTGAGGACTGAGTATCCATCGCAGGACGGGCTGCACCCGGAGATCTGTGCTGAAAAAGCCTGGACTCTGATGAAGTTCAGCGGAGAACAGAAGCTTCTGGCAGATCATTACTTCCAGAGAGCCATCCGGCTGCAGCCGGGTGTGGTGGAGTGGCAGACCAGCCACGTGTTAGGGTTAGTTAACATgtccaaacacagcaaaacaggGGTCGAGGAAGACATCATGAAGAAACTGAGAGAAGCCAAGGAACAGGATCCAGAGAACCTGTACCTCGCTGCCGTTTACCTCCTGCAACTCGCTAAGAAAGGACAACCAGACAAATGTGGAGCACGCGAGTTAGCCACAAAGGTTCTGAGGAACCCTGTCAGCAACTACAGTGGAATCAAACCTTTGCTGAGGTTTTACATAACCTTCACCTCCATGGACGAGGCTGTTGCTTTGGCAGAAGAGGCTCTGAAGCTACATCCGGATGAACGTTATCTGAAAAGATGTGCCGCACACAGCTACAAATGGAAGATCTGGGAGGAGGACAGTCACTCAAGTCCGAGCCTGATAGAGAAAGGGATCCGTGCCCATGAGGAGTTGCTTTCTCTTTATCCTCATTCCTCATTCATGAAGAACATTGACCTTGCAGGTATTTGCGCAAAGTCAGAGAACAACAAGGCCAAATCTGAGAAGATCTTCAAGCAGCTGCTCGCAGAGGATCTGGAACCTGCTGAACAACAAGTCTTCTTCACCATCTACGCAAAATATCTGTACTTCATTCAACAGCAGCCTGAGATGTCAATCCAGTATCACATGAAGGCGGTGAAGATACCAATCAAGTCCTTCCATCAGGAGAGCAGCATCCAGACTCTGGAGAagatcagagacagagaggggaacCGAGAAGTATACAAGTTTCTGTCCAGGCTGAAAGAGTCTCAGGAATAA